One Terriglobia bacterium DNA segment encodes these proteins:
- a CDS encoding MBL fold metallo-hydrolase translates to MKHKFEDHPVWNRRVFLRNMAFLALAEAGASAFSTAFAQAGAAPAKTTLILLGTQGGPNVSLMRSEAASVVIAGGQPYLVDCGYGTVRALVEAGIRINDIRNIFLTHLHNDHTSDLAALLSHKWTGGQNNPPPAAVYGPFGTKALVDAALAFFKADAEIRMTDEGRTVRPETLYTGHDVSAPKITEVFRDERVTVSAVENTHFPDRAKEKMPYRSFAYRFNMPDRSIVFSGDTAYSTGLIELAREADVLVCEVRGTGAGPAQPQADGRGAASAGESIARHVIETHSSTEDVGRMAAAAKVKTVVLTHQVGGAGPRGGPAADPYTAEIRKFFDGEIVVGRDQLRI, encoded by the coding sequence ATGAAGCACAAATTCGAGGATCACCCTGTCTGGAACCGGCGTGTATTTCTCCGGAACATGGCGTTTCTTGCACTTGCCGAAGCGGGCGCTTCCGCGTTCTCGACGGCGTTTGCTCAAGCCGGAGCTGCACCAGCCAAAACGACGCTGATACTTCTCGGAACGCAGGGCGGCCCGAACGTTTCGTTAATGCGTTCGGAGGCGGCCAGTGTGGTGATCGCCGGAGGCCAGCCATACCTTGTCGACTGCGGCTACGGGACGGTGAGGGCTCTGGTCGAAGCGGGTATCCGGATCAACGATATTCGTAACATTTTTTTGACCCATCTGCACAACGATCACACCTCCGATCTGGCCGCGCTTCTGTCTCACAAATGGACCGGAGGACAAAACAATCCTCCGCCGGCGGCTGTTTACGGCCCATTCGGCACCAAAGCGCTGGTGGATGCCGCCCTCGCCTTTTTCAAAGCCGACGCAGAGATTCGTATGACCGATGAAGGCCGCACCGTTCGGCCGGAGACGCTGTATACCGGCCATGACGTGTCTGCGCCGAAGATCACCGAAGTGTTTCGTGACGAACGTGTCACGGTCAGCGCCGTCGAAAATACGCATTTCCCAGATCGAGCGAAGGAGAAAATGCCATATCGTTCGTTCGCTTACCGGTTCAATATGCCCGACCGCTCGATTGTTTTCTCGGGCGATACGGCGTATTCGACCGGCCTGATCGAACTCGCGCGCGAGGCGGATGTTCTTGTATGCGAGGTGAGGGGAACGGGGGCGGGGCCGGCCCAGCCGCAGGCCGATGGACGCGGCGCGGCTTCAGCCGGGGAGAGTATTGCCCGTCACGTTATTGAAACGCACTCCTCTACCGAAGACGTTGGACGGATGGCCGCAGCGGCCAAAGTAAAAACCGTCGTGCTCACGCACCAGGTGGGCGGGGCAGGGCCGCGCGGCGGTCCGGCCGCAGACCCATACACCGCGGAGATCAGGAAGTTCTTTGACGGAGAAATCGTCGTCGGCCGCGATCAGCTGCGCATCTGA